Proteins found in one Bacillus subtilis subsp. subtilis str. 168 genomic segment:
- the yrzQ gene encoding hypothetical protein (Evidence 4: Unknown function but conserved in other organisms), with the protein MNRTMTSLLAMGAGALVYRMATQSDMLNNRSMKRMRRRITKMF; encoded by the coding sequence ATGAATCGGACGATGACTTCTCTTTTGGCAATGGGAGCCGGAGCTCTCGTGTACCGAATGGCGACTCAATCTGACATGCTGAATAATCGAAGCATGAAGCGGATGAGAAGAAGAATTACGAAAATGTTTTAA
- the yrzR gene encoding hypothetical protein (Evidence 4: Unknown function but conserved in other organisms) produces the protein MLICPNCKSKDIGKIGVNQYYCWGCFIELTVAKGKIATHQVEEDGTLSSLDDLFSEDERSINF, from the coding sequence ATGCTTATATGCCCGAATTGCAAAAGTAAGGATATCGGCAAAATCGGCGTGAACCAATATTATTGCTGGGGCTGTTTTATTGAACTGACAGTGGCGAAAGGGAAGATTGCAACTCATCAGGTGGAAGAAGACGGAACGTTAAGCAGCTTGGATGATTTGTTTTCTGAGGATGAACGCAGCATCAATTTTTAA
- the yrrD gene encoding hypothetical protein (Evidence 4: Unknown function but conserved in other organisms), with translation MSLRRKAKPKPVQQKVVDHTLRTCHEVEGFPVYSERTSSYLGTISDICFSLKGDCLGFILAQKRFLHHHHALLRACDISSIFDDRILASVSSEQLLPLPKSCFTYEQMKMKLVKSQEGDILGMLEDVYFCLDRGIIVAYELSDGFFSDLAGSKRQIQRADSLVEVRKDEIVLNG, from the coding sequence ATGAGTCTAAGGCGCAAAGCAAAACCTAAGCCTGTTCAACAAAAGGTGGTTGATCACACTTTGAGAACATGCCATGAAGTAGAAGGATTCCCAGTATACTCAGAACGAACTTCTAGTTATCTCGGGACAATTTCCGATATTTGTTTTTCTCTGAAAGGAGATTGTCTTGGGTTTATTCTTGCACAAAAACGCTTTTTGCATCATCATCATGCGCTATTACGGGCGTGTGATATCTCTTCCATTTTTGATGACCGCATATTGGCTTCGGTCAGTTCAGAACAGCTTTTGCCTCTTCCGAAATCATGCTTCACATACGAGCAGATGAAGATGAAGCTTGTGAAATCGCAAGAGGGGGATATATTGGGGATGCTGGAAGATGTATACTTTTGTTTGGACAGGGGCATAATCGTAGCATATGAACTCTCGGACGGTTTCTTTTCTGACCTGGCGGGAAGCAAGCGCCAGATCCAAAGAGCGGATTCGCTTGTCGAGGTGCGGAAAGACGAGATCGTTCTGAACGGATAG
- the recDB gene encoding 5'-3' helicase associated to SSB; exonuclease V (Evidence 1a: Function from experimental evidences in the studied strain; PubMedId: 3537961, 11557815, 21170359, 22720735, 24443534, 28527403; Product type e : enzyme) gives MQQHPDQLKLEEEPYLKGTVNTVIYHNDTNLYTVLKVKVTETSEAIEDKAVSVTGYFPALQEEETYTFYGKIVTHPKFGLQFQAEHFKKEIPTTKEGIIQYLSSDLFEGIGKKTAEEIVKKLGDSAINKILADASVLYDVPRLSKKKADTLAGALQRHQGLEQIMISLNQFGFGPQLSMKIYQAYESETLEKIQENPYQLVKDVEGIGFGKADELGSRMGLSGNHPERVKAAILYTLETTCLSEGHTYIETEQLIIDTQSLLNQSAREGQRITEMDAANAIIALGENKDIVIEDGRCYFPSLFYAEQNVAKRVKHIASQTEYENQFPESEFLLALGELEERMDVQYAPSQKEAIQKALSSPMLLLTGGPGTGKTTVIRGIVELYGELHGVSLDPSAYKKDEAFPIVLAAPTGRAAKRMSESTGLPAVTIHRLLGWNGAEGFTHTEDQPIEGKLLIIDEASMLDIWLANHLFKAIPDHIQIIIVGDEDQLPSVGPGQVLRDLLASQVIPTVRLTDIYRQAEGSSIVELAHQMKNGLLPNNLTAPTKDRSFIRCGGSQIKEVVEKVVANALKKGYTAKDIQVLAPMYRGKAGINELNVMLQDILNPPKEKRRELKFGDVVYRTGDKILQLVNQPENNVFNGDIGEITSIFYAKENTEKEDMAVVSFDGNEMTFTKKDFNQFTHAYCCSIHKSQGSEFPIVVLPVVKGYYRMLRRNLLYTAITRAKKFLILCGEEEALEWGVKNNDATVRQTSLKNRLSVQVEEMDAELEALQKELPFSVHDANIGMEGITPFDFMKEEQQ, from the coding sequence GTGCAGCAGCATCCGGATCAGCTTAAACTGGAGGAAGAGCCCTATTTAAAAGGGACAGTCAACACAGTCATCTATCATAATGACACCAATTTATATACGGTTCTGAAAGTGAAAGTCACAGAGACCTCCGAAGCCATTGAAGATAAAGCCGTATCCGTGACGGGCTACTTCCCTGCGCTTCAAGAAGAAGAGACCTACACGTTTTACGGAAAGATCGTAACCCATCCAAAATTCGGGCTCCAATTTCAGGCGGAGCATTTCAAAAAGGAGATTCCAACGACTAAGGAAGGCATCATTCAATATTTATCGAGTGATTTATTCGAGGGGATCGGCAAAAAAACAGCTGAAGAAATTGTGAAAAAGCTGGGCGACAGCGCCATTAATAAAATATTGGCTGATGCTTCAGTGCTTTATGATGTTCCCAGACTCTCAAAAAAGAAAGCAGACACGCTGGCTGGCGCATTGCAGCGGCATCAGGGACTGGAGCAAATCATGATTTCCTTGAATCAGTTTGGCTTTGGCCCGCAGCTGTCTATGAAAATCTATCAAGCCTATGAATCCGAGACGCTTGAAAAGATTCAGGAAAATCCTTATCAGCTTGTGAAGGATGTAGAAGGCATCGGGTTTGGAAAAGCGGATGAGCTGGGCAGCAGAATGGGTCTTTCGGGTAATCATCCTGAGCGGGTAAAAGCTGCTATTTTGTACACGCTTGAAACGACTTGTCTGTCAGAGGGGCACACGTACATAGAAACGGAACAGCTGATCATCGACACTCAATCACTGTTAAACCAGTCAGCAAGGGAAGGGCAGCGCATTACAGAAATGGATGCCGCTAACGCAATTATTGCCCTTGGAGAAAATAAAGACATTGTCATAGAAGATGGCCGCTGTTATTTTCCTTCGCTGTTTTACGCAGAACAAAACGTTGCAAAGCGTGTGAAACATATCGCTAGCCAAACCGAATATGAGAACCAGTTTCCCGAATCAGAGTTTTTGCTCGCGTTGGGAGAACTGGAAGAACGGATGGACGTTCAGTATGCCCCCAGCCAGAAGGAAGCGATTCAAAAAGCCCTTTCCTCGCCGATGCTTCTTTTAACAGGCGGCCCGGGAACAGGAAAAACGACGGTAATCAGAGGGATTGTCGAGCTCTACGGAGAGCTTCACGGTGTGTCACTAGACCCGTCAGCTTATAAAAAGGATGAAGCTTTTCCGATTGTTTTGGCCGCTCCGACAGGGAGAGCAGCAAAACGGATGAGTGAATCAACGGGACTCCCTGCAGTTACGATACACAGGCTGCTTGGCTGGAACGGCGCTGAAGGCTTTACTCATACAGAGGATCAGCCGATCGAAGGGAAGCTGTTAATTATCGATGAAGCCAGTATGCTTGATATATGGCTGGCGAATCATTTGTTCAAGGCGATCCCTGATCATATACAAATCATCATTGTCGGAGACGAAGACCAGCTGCCTTCCGTCGGTCCGGGACAAGTGCTCAGAGACCTGCTGGCATCCCAGGTGATTCCGACTGTGAGACTGACAGACATCTATCGCCAGGCAGAAGGGTCATCAATCGTCGAGCTTGCCCACCAGATGAAAAATGGATTGCTGCCGAACAATTTGACTGCCCCGACAAAGGACCGTTCCTTTATTCGCTGCGGCGGGTCGCAAATCAAAGAAGTAGTTGAGAAGGTTGTCGCCAATGCATTGAAAAAAGGCTATACAGCAAAGGACATTCAGGTCCTCGCTCCGATGTACAGAGGAAAAGCCGGCATTAATGAATTGAATGTGATGCTGCAGGACATTTTAAATCCTCCTAAAGAAAAACGGAGAGAATTGAAGTTCGGGGATGTTGTCTACAGAACCGGAGATAAAATTTTGCAGCTTGTCAATCAGCCGGAAAACAATGTGTTCAACGGAGATATTGGCGAAATCACGTCGATATTTTATGCAAAGGAAAATACAGAAAAAGAAGACATGGCCGTCGTTTCTTTTGACGGCAATGAAATGACATTTACGAAAAAAGATTTTAATCAATTTACCCATGCGTATTGCTGTTCTATTCATAAATCGCAGGGAAGTGAATTTCCGATTGTGGTTTTGCCTGTTGTGAAAGGCTATTATAGAATGCTCAGAAGAAACCTTCTTTATACCGCGATTACAAGAGCGAAGAAATTTCTCATTTTATGCGGGGAAGAGGAGGCGCTGGAGTGGGGCGTGAAAAATAATGATGCAACTGTCAGACAGACCTCCTTGAAAAACAGGCTGTCCGTACAGGTTGAGGAAATGGATGCCGAGCTTGAAGCTTTGCAAAAAGAGCTCCCGTTCAGCGTACACGACGCCAACATTGGCATGGAAGGCATTACACCATTCGATTTTATGAAAGAAGAACAGCAATAA
- the yrrB gene encoding putative tetratricopeptide repeat family protein (Evidence 3: Putative function from multiple computational evidences; PubMedId: 11777911, 12594026, 18180259; Product type f: factor), with amino-acid sequence MQEGDYEKAAEAFTKAIEENKEDAIPYINFANLLSSVNELERALAFYDKALELDSSAATAYYGAGNVYVVKEMYKEAKDMFEKALRAGMENGDLFYMLGTVLVKLEQPKLALPYLQRAVELNENDTEARFQFGMCLANEGMLDEALSQFAAVTEQDPGHADAFYNAGVTYAYKENREKALEMLDKAIDIQPDHMLALHAKKLIDPS; translated from the coding sequence ATGCAGGAAGGCGATTACGAGAAAGCGGCAGAGGCATTTACAAAAGCGATTGAAGAAAATAAAGAAGACGCGATTCCGTATATCAATTTTGCCAACCTTCTTTCATCCGTAAACGAGCTGGAACGTGCGCTTGCGTTTTATGATAAAGCGCTTGAATTAGACAGTAGCGCAGCCACTGCTTATTATGGAGCAGGAAATGTCTATGTTGTAAAAGAAATGTACAAAGAAGCGAAAGACATGTTTGAAAAAGCGCTACGTGCGGGGATGGAAAACGGCGACCTGTTTTACATGCTCGGAACGGTACTTGTCAAGCTCGAACAGCCTAAGCTTGCACTGCCATATTTACAAAGAGCAGTCGAACTGAATGAAAACGATACGGAAGCGCGTTTTCAATTCGGGATGTGCTTAGCCAACGAGGGCATGCTGGACGAAGCGCTCAGCCAATTCGCAGCTGTGACAGAGCAAGACCCGGGGCATGCAGATGCATTTTATAATGCCGGTGTCACTTATGCTTATAAAGAAAACCGAGAAAAAGCGCTGGAAATGCTGGACAAGGCAATCGATATCCAGCCAGATCATATGCTTGCGCTTCATGCTAAAAAACTGATTGATCCATCATAA
- the mnmA gene encoding tRNA-specific 2-thiouridylase (Evidence 1a: Function from experimental evidences in the studied strain; PubMedId: 12549933, 12756333, 9811540, 15044829, 17580114, 22720735, 25825430; Product type e: enzyme): protein MEKRPEDTRVVVGMSGGVDSSVAALLLKEQGYDVIGIFMKNWDDTDENGFCTATEDYEDVIRVCNQIGIPYYAVNFEKQYYEKVFQYFLDEYKAGRTPNPDVLCNKEIKFKAFLEHALSLGADYLATGHYARVDRSGGKVRMLRGIDENKDQTYFLNQLTEDTLSKVMFPIGELQKSRVREIAKEAELATATKKDSTGICFIGERNFKTFLSQYLPAQPGDMMTMDGEVKGRHDGLMYYTIGQRHGLGIGGSGEPWFAVGKDLEKNILYVDQGFHNPLLYSDKITATNISWVRSDIMKGEEISCTAKFRYRQEDHKVTVRMTGEGEAEVIFDEQVRAVTPGQAVVFYDGEECLGGGTIDDVYKDGTKLWYV from the coding sequence ATGGAAAAACGGCCGGAGGATACAAGAGTCGTCGTCGGCATGTCCGGCGGAGTAGACTCATCTGTGGCGGCCCTGCTGTTAAAAGAACAGGGCTATGATGTAATCGGAATCTTTATGAAAAACTGGGATGATACGGACGAAAACGGTTTTTGCACGGCGACAGAGGATTATGAAGATGTGATCCGCGTCTGCAACCAAATCGGAATTCCGTATTATGCCGTAAACTTTGAAAAGCAATATTATGAGAAGGTATTTCAATACTTCCTTGATGAATATAAAGCAGGCAGAACACCAAACCCGGATGTATTGTGCAACAAAGAAATTAAATTCAAGGCCTTTTTGGAGCATGCATTGTCACTTGGCGCCGACTATTTAGCGACTGGCCACTATGCAAGAGTAGACAGAAGCGGCGGAAAAGTCAGAATGCTGCGCGGCATTGATGAAAACAAGGATCAAACGTACTTCCTGAATCAGCTGACAGAAGATACGCTGAGCAAAGTCATGTTCCCGATCGGCGAACTTCAAAAAAGCCGTGTGCGTGAAATTGCCAAAGAAGCAGAACTTGCAACAGCGACGAAAAAAGACAGTACAGGCATCTGCTTTATCGGCGAACGCAACTTCAAAACGTTTCTCAGCCAATATCTCCCTGCACAGCCGGGCGATATGATGACGATGGACGGCGAAGTAAAAGGCCGCCACGACGGGTTGATGTACTATACGATCGGACAGCGTCACGGCCTTGGCATCGGCGGAAGCGGCGAGCCGTGGTTTGCGGTAGGCAAAGATCTTGAAAAGAACATCCTCTACGTAGATCAAGGGTTCCATAACCCGCTTTTATATTCCGACAAAATCACAGCAACAAATATCAGCTGGGTACGTTCGGATATCATGAAGGGCGAAGAGATTTCCTGCACGGCTAAATTCCGTTACCGCCAAGAGGATCATAAAGTAACAGTGCGCATGACTGGCGAAGGTGAAGCGGAAGTCATCTTTGATGAACAAGTCCGCGCTGTAACGCCGGGACAAGCCGTTGTCTTCTATGACGGCGAAGAATGCCTTGGCGGCGGGACAATTGATGATGTGTACAAAGACGGAACAAAATTGTGGTACGTATAA